One genomic window of Verrucomicrobiia bacterium includes the following:
- a CDS encoding glycine cleavage T C-terminal barrel domain-containing protein, whose protein sequence is GHDMNDTITPLEAGIGWAVNLTKDFTGAGALKKQAQSGPQKKLIGFEMLERGIPREGYAIVRNGEAAGAVTSGTFAPTLKKNIGLGYVRTPEPAAGEELAVRIRDRDLKAIAVKLPFYKRTKS, encoded by the coding sequence GGCCATGACATGAACGATACGATCACGCCGCTCGAAGCGGGAATCGGCTGGGCCGTGAATTTGACCAAAGATTTCACGGGCGCCGGGGCGCTGAAAAAGCAGGCGCAGTCCGGGCCGCAGAAAAAACTCATCGGCTTTGAAATGCTGGAGCGCGGCATTCCCCGTGAAGGCTATGCGATCGTGAGAAACGGCGAAGCGGCCGGCGCGGTCACCAGCGGGACATTCGCGCCCACGCTGAAAAAAAACATCGGTCTCGGCTACGTCCGGACGCCGGAACCCGCGGCCGGCGAGGAACTCGCGGTCCGCATCCGGGACCGCGACTTAAAAGCCATAGCCGTGAAGCTTCCTTTTTATAAAAGAACGAAATCATAA
- the gcvH gene encoding glycine cleavage system protein GcvH, translating to MNFPNELRYTKTHEWARRDGNVLTVGITDYAQKEISDVVFVELPKSGKEGQAGKPIAVVESVKAAFDIYAPVSGSVTQVNSALEGDPGLVNQDCYGKGWFFSIALKDASEWDKLMTKEDYEKSLKTGV from the coding sequence ATGAATTTTCCGAATGAGCTGCGCTACACCAAAACCCACGAATGGGCCCGACGCGACGGCAATGTGCTCACGGTCGGCATTACCGATTACGCCCAGAAAGAAATCTCCGACGTGGTTTTCGTCGAGCTTCCCAAGAGCGGGAAAGAAGGCCAGGCCGGCAAGCCGATCGCGGTCGTCGAATCCGTGAAAGCGGCCTTCGACATTTACGCGCCTGTCAGCGGCAGCGTGACCCAGGTCAACAGCGCGCTGGAAGGGGATCCGGGCCTCGTGAATCAGGATTGCTACGGCAAGGGCTGGTTTTTTTCGATCGCCCTGAAGGACGCGTCCGAATGGGACAAGCTCATGACCAAAGAAGACTATGAAAAAAGCCTCAAAACGGGAGTTTAA
- the gcvPA gene encoding aminomethyl-transferring glycine dehydrogenase subunit GcvPA, with protein METTLDKAQRSENMHYLPLTEEDKRKMLEEIGVSSFEDLLKGIPAALRDPELRIGEALSEFDIQNLMKTLGKKNKSAADVLSFLGGGSYEHFIPTAVGEIMRRNEFYTAYTPYQPEAAQGSLQVIFEYQSLITELTGLDVTNASHYDGSTSLAEAAVLALRQTDRTKILVSRAVHPHYRQVLKTYFHETPYKVVEFGFGEDKTFDRADFESKIADDTAGAIFQTPNFFGVLEDLEGVSDKLHTNGSLLLLTANPMSMGSLRSPGEWGADVAAGEGQPLGVPLQYGGPYLGYFSVSRALMRRIPGRLAGMTQDSQGRRAYCLTLQAREQHIRRERAASNICTNQALCALAACVYMTLLGKEGIQEVAELNMDRAAYLRRLVADVPGFEVRKDQPIFNEFVVKSKVPFKMIEEKLIEKNILPGIDLSQFYPELKNEFLVCATETKTREQLENFVKELGKC; from the coding sequence ATGGAAACCACTCTTGATAAAGCGCAGCGGAGCGAGAACATGCATTACCTTCCTTTGACCGAAGAGGACAAGAGAAAGATGCTGGAGGAAATCGGGGTTTCCTCCTTCGAAGATCTCTTGAAAGGCATTCCGGCCGCACTCCGCGATCCCGAATTGCGCATCGGCGAGGCCCTCAGCGAATTCGACATCCAGAACCTGATGAAGACGCTCGGCAAAAAGAACAAATCCGCGGCCGACGTGCTTTCTTTTCTGGGCGGAGGCAGCTACGAGCATTTTATTCCCACGGCCGTGGGCGAAATCATGCGCCGCAACGAATTTTACACGGCCTACACGCCGTACCAGCCCGAAGCCGCGCAGGGAAGCCTGCAGGTGATCTTCGAATATCAGAGCCTCATCACGGAGCTCACGGGCCTGGACGTGACCAACGCGTCGCATTACGACGGCTCGACCAGCCTTGCCGAAGCTGCCGTGCTTGCGCTGCGCCAGACCGACCGCACGAAAATCCTCGTGTCGCGTGCCGTGCACCCGCATTACCGCCAGGTGCTGAAAACTTATTTCCACGAAACGCCGTACAAAGTGGTCGAATTCGGTTTCGGCGAAGACAAGACGTTTGACCGCGCCGATTTCGAATCGAAGATCGCCGACGACACGGCCGGCGCGATTTTCCAGACGCCGAACTTTTTCGGCGTGCTCGAAGACCTCGAAGGCGTGAGCGATAAGCTGCACACGAACGGCAGCCTTCTTCTTTTGACCGCGAACCCGATGTCCATGGGCTCGCTGCGTTCGCCCGGTGAATGGGGCGCGGACGTGGCGGCCGGCGAAGGCCAGCCTCTCGGCGTGCCGCTCCAGTACGGCGGACCGTACCTTGGTTATTTTTCCGTTTCGCGCGCGCTGATGCGCCGCATCCCCGGACGCCTTGCGGGCATGACGCAGGATTCCCAGGGACGCCGTGCCTACTGTCTGACCCTGCAGGCACGTGAACAGCATATCCGCCGCGAAAGGGCGGCCTCCAACATCTGCACGAACCAGGCGCTTTGCGCGCTTGCCGCGTGCGTGTACATGACGCTGCTCGGCAAGGAAGGCATTCAGGAAGTGGCGGAGCTCAACATGGACCGCGCCGCTTACCTGCGCCGTCTTGTCGCGGACGTGCCGGGCTTCGAAGTCCGCAAGGACCAGCCTATCTTCAACGAATTCGTGGTAAAGTCGAAAGTCCCGTTCAAGATGATCGAGGAGAAGCTGATCGAAAAGAACATCCTCCCGGGCATCGACCTTTCGCAGTTCTATCCGGAATTGAAAAACGAATTCCTCGTCTGCGCCACGGAAACGAAGACGCGTGAGCAGCTCGAAAACTTCGTGAAGGAGCTCGGAAAATGCTGA
- the gcvPB gene encoding aminomethyl-transferring glycine dehydrogenase subunit GcvPB, with protein sequence MISQDSRLSFEKSRSGRRGASLPQGRYEKSKVLERIPEKFRRKRPIVFPEMTEPEAVRHFVQLSKKNFSIDTHFYPLGSCSMKYNPKINEWVAALDGFAKVHPLQPAETVQGMLQVFHELEHSLKELTGMKRFTLQPAAGAHGELTGMMLVHAYHHHLKQNKRRKVLVPDSSHGTNPASAALFGYHVVEIKSNSRGRVDLKALKEHLDDETACLMLTNPNTLGLFEEEILEITKAVHEKGALLYYDGANFNALMGVARPGDMGFDIVHLNLHKTFSTPHGGGGPGSGPVGVSERLVPFLPGPLVEKDDMGYRFQPVGDLSIGRVKSFHGNVGMLVRAYVYIRTLGLEGLKKVSEDAILNANYMKEKLKKIFPVAVDEPCMHEFVLTLKNAKAQGIHSGDVGKRLLDYGYHAPTVHFPLVVEEALMIEPTESESKETLDSFIEALEKIAVEVAKDPEKVQNAPHTMPITRPDEVLAARKPILSYRDLMREKILLAEGAPF encoded by the coding sequence CTGATTTCCCAGGACAGCCGCCTCAGTTTCGAAAAAAGCCGCTCCGGAAGGCGCGGCGCGTCGCTGCCGCAGGGCCGCTATGAAAAAAGCAAAGTCCTCGAGCGAATCCCGGAAAAATTCCGCCGCAAGCGCCCGATCGTGTTCCCGGAAATGACGGAACCCGAAGCCGTGCGCCACTTCGTCCAATTGTCGAAGAAAAACTTTTCCATCGACACGCATTTTTATCCGCTCGGCAGCTGCTCCATGAAATACAACCCCAAGATCAACGAATGGGTGGCGGCGCTCGACGGTTTCGCGAAGGTCCATCCTTTGCAGCCGGCCGAAACCGTGCAGGGCATGCTCCAGGTTTTTCACGAGCTCGAGCACTCGCTGAAAGAATTGACGGGCATGAAGCGTTTTACGCTGCAGCCGGCCGCCGGCGCGCACGGCGAGCTTACGGGCATGATGCTTGTGCATGCGTATCATCACCACTTGAAACAGAACAAGCGCCGCAAGGTGCTCGTTCCCGACTCCAGCCACGGCACGAATCCCGCGAGCGCCGCGCTTTTTGGCTATCACGTGGTCGAGATCAAGAGCAACAGCCGCGGCCGCGTGGACCTGAAGGCGCTGAAAGAGCACCTCGACGATGAAACGGCCTGCCTCATGCTCACCAATCCCAATACGCTCGGCCTTTTCGAAGAGGAGATCCTCGAGATCACCAAGGCCGTGCACGAAAAAGGCGCTCTTCTTTATTATGACGGCGCCAATTTCAATGCGCTGATGGGCGTCGCGCGCCCGGGCGACATGGGTTTTGACATCGTTCACCTCAACCTGCACAAAACGTTCTCCACGCCGCACGGCGGCGGCGGCCCCGGCTCCGGCCCGGTCGGCGTGAGCGAGAGGCTCGTGCCTTTCCTTCCCGGACCGCTCGTCGAAAAAGACGACATGGGCTACCGTTTCCAGCCCGTGGGAGATCTTTCGATCGGCCGCGTGAAGTCTTTCCACGGCAACGTGGGAATGCTCGTGCGCGCATACGTGTACATCCGCACGCTCGGCCTGGAAGGCCTGAAAAAGGTGAGCGAAGACGCGATCCTGAACGCGAACTACATGAAAGAAAAATTGAAAAAGATTTTTCCCGTGGCCGTCGACGAGCCGTGCATGCACGAGTTCGTGCTGACGCTGAAAAACGCCAAGGCCCAGGGCATTCATTCCGGGGACGTGGGTAAGCGGCTGCTTGATTACGGGTACCACGCGCCGACGGTACATTTTCCGCTCGTCGTGGAAGAGGCCCTCATGATCGAGCCCACGGAAAGCGAAAGCAAGGAAACCCTGGACTCTTTCATCGAAGCGCTGGAAAAAATTGCGGTGGAAGTCGCGAAGGACCCGGAAAAGGTCCAGAACGCGCCGCATACCATGCCGATCACGCGCCCCGACGAGGTGCTTGCCGCGCGCAAGCCCATCCTGTCCTACCGCGACCTGATGAGGGAAAAAATCCTGCTTGCCGAAGGCGCGCCTTTCTAG
- a CDS encoding Minf_1886 family protein, whose protein sequence is MKEKDDFLQKIEKVIQSNSQYKFEAYSFVLSALHHTVSKLNKPRHITGQELLHGIRRYAHDQFGPMARVVLNYWGINETLDFGKIVFALVDVGVLRKQPEDKLEDFAAVYDFKEVFDEGYTIEDE, encoded by the coding sequence ATGAAAGAAAAAGACGATTTTCTCCAGAAGATCGAGAAGGTCATCCAGAGCAATTCGCAGTACAAGTTCGAGGCCTACAGCTTCGTGCTTTCCGCCCTGCATCATACGGTTTCGAAACTGAATAAGCCCCGTCACATCACGGGACAGGAACTGCTGCACGGCATCCGCCGATACGCCCACGACCAGTTCGGGCCCATGGCGCGCGTGGTGCTGAACTACTGGGGCATCAACGAAACGCTGGATTTCGGGAAAATCGTGTTCGCGCTGGTCGACGTCGGCGTGCTTCGCAAGCAGCCGGAAGACAAGCTCGAGGATTTCGCGGCGGTCTACGATTTCAAGGAAGTGTTCGACGAAGGCTACACTATCGAGGACGAATAA